One Microlunatus soli genomic window carries:
- a CDS encoding alpha/beta fold hydrolase, which yields MSGEHYVSVGGEVRLFVRELGDRGRDRPSLLVLHGGPDVGHSYRLPGVERLAADHHVVLFDFRGCGRSSCGLAVEELQPELVVQTRIGSSQPFPLDRSTCSDSRPGDGLQPRSWSAILRMSGG from the coding sequence ATGTCTGGTGAGCATTACGTCTCGGTCGGTGGCGAGGTCAGGCTGTTCGTTCGCGAGCTGGGTGACCGCGGCCGTGACCGGCCGTCTCTGCTTGTGCTGCACGGCGGCCCGGATGTCGGGCATAGCTATCGGCTGCCCGGGGTGGAACGACTTGCAGCCGATCATCATGTGGTCTTGTTCGACTTCCGCGGCTGTGGTCGAAGCAGCTGCGGTCTGGCAGTGGAGGAACTTCAGCCCGAGTTGGTGGTTCAGACACGCATCGGCTCATCGCAGCCCTTTCCCTTGGACCGGTCGACCTGCTCGGATTCTCGACCGGGGGACGGGCTGCAACCGCGTTCGTGGAGCGCCATCCTGAGGATGTCCGGCGGTTGA
- a CDS encoding P-loop NTPase family protein codes for MTAASTEDGPAPARRVMVYGVTGSGKSTLAAELARVTELPGIAIDDLTWQPGWVPVGKDEQRRIIGEVCAQNSWILDHGYGSWLDLVNERVELIIGLDYPRWLSLGRLIRRTVGNALTKKPMCNGNVERLDRILAKDSIIRWHFHSFAKKRRRLRQWAADPDGPQVLLFSRPAQVERWLRAQVPGGVRS; via the coding sequence ATGACCGCCGCATCGACCGAAGACGGTCCGGCACCAGCCCGACGAGTCATGGTCTACGGCGTCACCGGCAGCGGGAAGTCCACCCTGGCAGCCGAATTGGCCCGCGTCACCGAGTTGCCCGGGATCGCGATCGACGACTTGACCTGGCAACCGGGCTGGGTCCCGGTCGGTAAGGACGAACAGCGCCGGATCATCGGCGAGGTCTGCGCCCAGAACAGCTGGATCCTGGACCACGGCTACGGATCCTGGCTGGATCTGGTCAACGAACGGGTCGAGTTGATCATCGGGCTGGACTATCCGCGGTGGTTGTCGTTGGGTCGACTGATCAGGCGGACCGTCGGCAATGCCCTGACCAAGAAGCCGATGTGCAACGGCAATGTCGAGCGGCTGGACCGGATCCTCGCCAAGGACTCGATCATCCGCTGGCACTTCCATTCCTTTGCCAAGAAGCGTCGACGGCTCCGGCAATGGGCCGCCGACCCGGACGGCCCACAGGTGCTGTTGTTCAGCCGCCCGGCGCAGGTCGAACGCTGGCTGCGGGCGCAGGTGCCCGGCGGGGTCCGGAGCTGA
- a CDS encoding NAD-dependent epimerase/dehydratase family protein, whose product MHILVTGATGYVGRSAALALTADGHRVDALTRDPGAERAVELSDAGVRSVRGDLGDPASLTAAIRDVDAVLHTAFDADDHVGTDRALFGALRTADQDGRHRHLVYTTGCSVYGPSDHPVLTESTPVDPDNRRARLEAELRATGIPHTILRPAMVHGGDARTSIVGRWFEAARAGRPVHHGRRDKRWSWVHVDDVADAYRAVLRDPAAQAGKVFLLAEDQPVEPLAVLQAAARTAGHRGAVSFAPIEDEIATYRVFDHDEIVDATQARTHLGWTPGRPDVLAELSASYAAWSRA is encoded by the coding sequence GTGCACATCCTTGTGACCGGCGCCACCGGCTACGTCGGTCGGTCCGCCGCGCTAGCGCTGACAGCGGACGGACACCGGGTCGATGCCCTCACCCGAGATCCCGGCGCCGAGCGAGCCGTCGAGCTGTCGGATGCCGGAGTCAGATCCGTCCGCGGCGACCTCGGCGATCCCGCTTCACTGACGGCGGCGATCCGAGACGTCGACGCGGTCCTGCACACGGCGTTCGACGCCGATGATCATGTCGGCACCGACCGGGCGCTCTTCGGTGCGCTGCGGACCGCGGACCAGGACGGCCGCCACCGGCACCTGGTCTACACCACCGGCTGTTCGGTATACGGCCCGAGCGATCACCCCGTTCTCACCGAGTCGACGCCGGTAGATCCGGACAACCGGCGGGCACGGCTGGAGGCGGAACTGCGTGCCACCGGGATCCCACACACGATCCTGCGGCCGGCGATGGTGCACGGCGGCGATGCCCGGACCTCGATCGTCGGCCGCTGGTTCGAGGCGGCCCGAGCAGGGCGCCCGGTGCATCACGGACGGCGGGACAAGCGCTGGTCGTGGGTCCACGTCGACGACGTTGCCGACGCCTACCGAGCGGTACTGAGGGACCCTGCCGCACAAGCAGGCAAGGTCTTCCTTCTTGCCGAGGACCAGCCGGTGGAACCGCTGGCCGTGCTCCAGGCCGCAGCCCGGACCGCCGGCCACCGGGGCGCGGTGTCCTTCGCGCCGATCGAGGACGAGATCGCGACCTATCGGGTGTTCGATCACGACGAGATCGTCGACGCCACACAGGCCCGCACGCACCTCGGCTGGACGCCCGGTCGACCGGACGTCCTCGCCGAGCTGTCTGCCTCGTACGCGGCCTGGTCGCGAGCATGA
- a CDS encoding HAD family hydrolase has translation MHLIWDWNGTLLDDYHLTVEASNAAFASVGGEPVDPEDHRRRFRRPVQDYYAEVLGRPLPDDEFALLDRVYHETYHARMADCLLAAGAEEALAGWSGTQSLLSMWFHERLVPFVDGFGLTDHFVRIDGLRDRVGGGNKAEHAMRHLAAIGIPGSQCVMIGDTLDDAAAAAAVGAGCVLISGGFTDADRLAATGLPLAHNLADAVALAADVDPSMSRRH, from the coding sequence ATGCACCTGATCTGGGACTGGAACGGGACCCTGCTCGACGACTACCACCTGACTGTCGAGGCCAGTAACGCCGCCTTCGCCAGCGTCGGTGGAGAACCGGTCGACCCCGAAGATCATCGGCGGCGCTTCCGGCGGCCGGTCCAGGACTATTACGCCGAGGTGCTCGGGCGTCCGTTGCCCGACGACGAGTTCGCCCTGCTCGACCGCGTCTACCACGAGACCTATCACGCACGAATGGCCGACTGCCTGCTGGCCGCCGGCGCCGAGGAAGCCCTGGCCGGCTGGTCGGGTACCCAGTCGCTGCTGTCGATGTGGTTCCACGAGCGGCTGGTGCCGTTCGTCGACGGCTTCGGCCTGACCGACCACTTCGTGCGGATCGACGGGCTGCGCGATCGGGTCGGCGGCGGCAACAAGGCCGAGCATGCGATGCGGCACCTGGCCGCCATCGGGATCCCCGGCTCGCAGTGCGTGATGATCGGCGACACCCTCGACGATGCCGCAGCCGCAGCCGCCGTCGGGGCCGGCTGCGTCCTGATCTCCGGCGGCTTCACCGACGCGGACCGGCTGGCCGCCACCGGTCTGCCGTTGGCCCACAACCTGGCCGACGCCGTCGCCCTGGCCGCAGACGTCGACCCATCCATGTCGCGTCGGCACTGA
- a CDS encoding MazG family protein — MRTLRDRCPWDARQTHRTLVQYLVEETAEVIEVIESGTDSTGIDHDHLREELGDLLLQVFFHSTIAAESDPDFTVGSVAGGIADKLIARHPYVYGDGDVPEDLNRSWEARKAEEKGRTSVLEGIPEQLSALARANKIISRARSRSVPVTVPELSAGTAVDAESIGGTMISLVAAAQSRGIDPEQAARDAVRRLESDVLAAEAGRTADGSDQRPTPQGS, encoded by the coding sequence ATGCGGACCCTGCGGGACCGGTGCCCGTGGGATGCCCGGCAGACCCACCGCACCCTGGTGCAGTATCTGGTCGAGGAGACGGCCGAGGTCATCGAGGTGATCGAGTCCGGCACCGACTCGACCGGGATCGACCATGATCATCTTCGCGAGGAGCTGGGTGATCTGTTGCTGCAGGTGTTCTTCCACAGCACGATAGCCGCCGAATCCGATCCCGATTTCACTGTCGGATCGGTCGCCGGCGGCATCGCCGACAAGCTGATCGCCCGACATCCCTACGTGTACGGCGACGGTGACGTTCCGGAGGATCTGAACCGCAGCTGGGAGGCGCGCAAGGCCGAGGAGAAGGGCCGCACCTCCGTACTGGAAGGAATTCCCGAGCAGCTGTCCGCACTGGCGCGAGCCAACAAGATCATCAGCAGGGCACGATCCCGATCGGTGCCGGTGACCGTGCCGGAACTGTCGGCCGGAACGGCGGTCGACGCCGAGTCGATCGGCGGGACCATGATCAGTCTGGTGGCCGCCGCGCAGTCCCGGGGGATCGATCCGGAGCAGGCGGCCCGGGATGCCGTACGCAGGTTGGAGTCCGACGTGCTGGCTGCCGAGGCCGGCCGCACCGCGGACGGTTCCGATCAGCGTCCGACCCCGCAAGGGAGTTGA
- a CDS encoding SurA N-terminal domain-containing protein — MKADSKLVRSRSDREATPTRRPATLRLLPLVGATVAAAVLGGCAASPTDVATIGDTTISRDQLNSSLEGARAVGQQFSNDQLLSVMIQGEIADQAATERGITITDADRDKQLNPAVLKVQKARDLAYDLADIQIVTKALGEDEFKKAITRADVEVNPRYGSWDPKQALAVIPGTGSLSRAGQGS; from the coding sequence ATGAAGGCAGACAGCAAGCTCGTACGGAGTCGCTCGGACCGGGAGGCAACGCCGACCCGGCGCCCGGCCACGCTGCGACTGCTGCCGCTGGTCGGGGCCACCGTGGCGGCGGCGGTTCTCGGCGGCTGTGCCGCGTCACCGACCGACGTTGCGACGATCGGGGACACCACGATCAGTCGCGACCAGCTGAACAGCTCGCTGGAGGGTGCCCGCGCGGTCGGCCAGCAGTTCTCCAACGATCAGTTGCTTTCGGTAATGATCCAGGGCGAGATCGCCGATCAGGCCGCGACCGAACGGGGCATCACCATCACCGACGCCGACCGGGACAAGCAGCTGAACCCCGCCGTGCTCAAGGTCCAGAAGGCACGCGATCTGGCCTACGACCTGGCCGACATCCAGATCGTCACCAAGGCACTCGGCGAGGACGAGTTCAAGAAGGCCATCACCCGCGCCGACGTCGAGGTCAATCCGCGCTACGGCAGCTGGGACCCCAAGCAAGCCCTCGCGGTCATCCCTGGCACCGGTTCGCTGTCCCGGGCCGGCCAAGGGTCGTAG
- a CDS encoding tyrosine-protein phosphatase, with amino-acid sequence MTDSITESSVPPLAPVLANLREVGGPGFQAGRRRLVYRSNTRAVGADAYPTGLSLILDLRRIDEIDRLPHPLREHPGYRQVPLFDPASEIESAAEAVQLEEQYVDWLQRHRAAIPAVFLALARPSGDALVCCSAGKDRTGVVSAVLARLWGADLDRIGADYAASGAALADQFAAELAATGDRDHTLIQQRCVPVVMTTVIEHIEDRYGSVAEYLLSLGLTAEQIDAL; translated from the coding sequence GTGACCGACAGCATCACCGAGTCCTCCGTTCCGCCGCTCGCACCGGTCCTGGCCAACCTGCGTGAGGTCGGCGGTCCGGGCTTTCAGGCAGGCCGTCGACGCCTCGTCTACCGGTCGAACACCCGGGCGGTCGGAGCCGACGCCTATCCCACCGGGCTGAGTCTGATCCTTGACCTGCGTCGGATCGACGAGATCGACCGACTGCCGCATCCGCTGCGCGAGCACCCCGGCTATCGACAGGTGCCGTTGTTCGATCCGGCGTCGGAGATCGAGTCGGCGGCCGAAGCGGTCCAGCTCGAGGAACAGTATGTGGATTGGCTGCAGCGGCACCGGGCAGCCATCCCCGCGGTGTTCCTTGCGCTCGCCCGCCCCAGCGGTGACGCACTGGTCTGCTGCTCGGCCGGCAAGGATCGGACCGGTGTCGTGAGCGCCGTCCTGGCTCGGTTGTGGGGTGCCGACCTGGACCGGATCGGTGCCGACTATGCCGCGTCCGGTGCAGCGTTGGCCGACCAGTTCGCCGCCGAACTCGCCGCTACCGGCGATCGCGATCACACGCTGATCCAGCAGCGCTGTGTGCCGGTGGTGATGACCACCGTGATCGAGCACATCGAGGACCGCTACGGCAGCGTCGCGGAGTATCTGCTCTCGCTCGGCCTGACCGCAGAACAGATCGACGCGCTCTGA
- a CDS encoding class I SAM-dependent methyltransferase, with amino-acid sequence MSGRRSDENEHFAAYAEIRSRRLDQWSDPHEQRTGYDDVPSRQFVDRVVRPADNAARSALVYGCGSGGSAVRLAELGYRVTAVDLVPDAVTLAREHARRRGGDIEFAIQDVWRWGPTTARFDLILDQRDATGIVWTPTATASPDSVVRSGRR; translated from the coding sequence ATGTCCGGTCGCCGCTCCGACGAGAACGAGCACTTCGCTGCGTACGCAGAGATCCGCAGCCGACGGCTGGATCAGTGGAGCGACCCGCACGAACAGCGGACCGGCTACGACGACGTCCCCAGCCGCCAGTTTGTGGATCGGGTTGTCCGGCCCGCCGACAACGCTGCACGATCGGCACTGGTCTACGGCTGCGGCAGCGGCGGTTCCGCGGTCCGGCTGGCCGAACTGGGCTATCGGGTCACCGCAGTTGATCTTGTGCCGGACGCCGTCACGCTCGCCCGAGAGCACGCCCGCCGGCGTGGCGGCGACATCGAGTTCGCGATCCAGGACGTCTGGCGCTGGGGCCCGACCACCGCCCGCTTCGACCTCATCCTGGATCAGCGCGACGCCACCGGCATCGTCTGGACACCCACCGCCACGGCGAGCCCGGACAGCGTCGTACGGTCCGGCCGGCGCTGA